The genomic segment GGTCCGGGCGCCCGTCCGCGGCTACGAACCGCTGCCGCGGTCCTTGGCCTCGCCGGCCACCGTGCGGCCCGATTCCCGGGCCCGGCCGCCGACGTGGCCGGCCTGCCCTCGGGCCTCCTCCCCGGTGTGCCGGGCGGCGCTCATGGCCGAGCGCGCCACCTCCTCCGCGGCGTGCCGCGCGGTCTCCCCCGCGCCCGCCTTGAGGCGTCCGGCGTACTCTTCGGCCGCCGCCTTCACGGGGCCGGTGGCGCCACCGGTCCGTTCGGCGAACCGGGAGACGGTCCGCTGCTCGGTCTCGGAGTCGGGGAGCAGCGACGCGCCCAGCATCCCGGCGCCGAAGGCGATCACTCCGGCCGCCACCGGGTTGCCCTCGGTGCGGCGGGCGGCCTCGTGCGGCGCCCCGCGGGCCCGGTGGCCGGCCTCTTCGGCGGTCCTCCGGACGGATTCGGCGGCGTCGGCGGAGGTCTCCTGGACGGAGTGGGCGGTGTGCCGGGTCCGTTCCCGCGCCTGTTCCCTGCCGTGCGAGCTGCTGCCCATCACGCGTTCCCGGGCGCCGGACACGGCCTGCCGCATCCGCTCGCGCCGCCGTTCGACCGCCCGGCGGGGGCTGGCGCGGTCGGCCAGCTCGTCGACGTCGTGGGCCAGTTCCTTGCGGGTGGATTCGATGCCCGCCCTTATCCGGTCGGGTGAGTCGGGTGCCGTGCCCATTCCGCGTCCTCCTTCAGCGTCTCGATGGTCTGTTCCGGCGCGGGGGACATCTCCCGCGACCGGGCCCGGCCCATCAGGGCCAGCACACCGCCGGCGACCGCCCACAGGACGGTGACGATCAGCGCGGCCCAGGCCGGGTCAATGGCGTTCGCCAGCGCGAACACGGCGGTCAGTGACAGGAACACGGCGACCATGTAGCCCGCGAACGCGGCGCCGCCGAACATCCCGGCCACCTTGCCCGCCTTGACGCCCTCCTCCTTGAGTTCCGCCTTGGCCAGCTCGACCTGCTGGCTCAGCAGCCTGCTGAAGTCGTCGGTCACCCGGGAGACCAGTTCGCCCATCGAGGGCTCTCCGCCGCTCTCCCCATGGCTCCGTGCGGTGTGCTCGGTGGCTCCGCCCTTCTCCAGGCCGGCCTTCTCCAGGTCGCCGAGGACGTCCTCGCGGTCGCGTTCCGCGGCCGGGGACGGGGCCGTTCCGGCTCCCCGTGCTGTGGTCAAGGTCATCTCAGCCCACCTCCGGCGGCCGGCCCGGCAGGCCCGGCCAGTCGGCTTCGCGTGCGGTCGTCCGCCCGGGAACACCGGGGTCCCCCGTCTCGGGACGGGTGCCGCGGGACGGCGCCGGGCTCTCCCCGGACGGTCCGGTGCGGCCACCGGCTCCGGCGGCCCGGTCGCGCATCGGGCCGGCCCGGTCCGCCGCGGTCTCCTCGCCCCCGCTCTCCGTCCCGGAGGACGCGGACTTGAGGTCCTTGGCGATCCTGCCCGCCGCGAGCCCCGCGGCGGCGGCCGTGCCGAGGAAGACGCCCGGCTTCCGCCGCGCGAACGACTGGATCTCCTCGGCGATCCCGCCGGCGCCTCGCTTCTCCAGGAAGTCGGCAGCGCGGTGCCCGCCGTCCGCCACCTTCTCGGCCATGGTCCGGGCCGGCGAGCCTTCCGGGGCGTTGCCGGCCATGCCCGCCACTTCATCGGCCCACTGCCGGACGGAGCCCGCGGTGCGCCGGACCTGGCCGTCCGCCTCGCTCCTGGCGCGGTCACGCAGGTCACCGGCGATCGAACCGGCCTGTTCGCGTGCCGTGTCCGCGACCGCCTTGGCCTCGTGTCCGGCGGTGGCTCGCACCTCTCCGGCGGCGTGTCGGGCCTCTCCGGCCGTGGCCGCGGCCTCGTGTCCGGCTGTCTCCCCGGTCTGCCGACCGGGTCCGGCACTCGCATGACTGGCACGTGCCGAGTCGCTCATGGGTGCCTCCCTTCGCCTGTCGCCCCGCAGGGCGTTCGACCCCCGTCAGCTCTCGGTCCGACGGGTAACCAACCCGATACGGACAAAACAGGCAAATCCGCAAGGCGGGTTCGGCCGGACGGTCATCACCGCAGGTGAGGAACGCCCACACCACGCAGCGGCCCGCCGCCGGCCGGGGTGCCGGAGGTCTCGCGAACCACCGGGATCGCCGACTTCCGGTGCGGTGACGCCCCCGTTCAGCACACTGGTGGGGACGACCGGTGTCGAGCCGCCTGGGAGACGCGTGATGAAGATGCTGATCAATGTTCCGGAGACCGTGGTCGCGGACGCGCTGCGCGGGATGGCCGCCGCGCATCCCGAGCTGACCGTCGACGTCGAGAACCGCGTGATCGTCCGGCGGGACGCGCCCGTCCCCGGCAAGGTCGGCCTCGTCTCGGGCGGCGGCTCGGGGCACGAACCGCTGCACGGCGGCTTCGTGGGCCACGGCATGCTGGACGCGGCCTGCCCGGGCGAGGTGTTCACCTCCCCCGTCCCGGACCAGATGGTGCGGGCCGCGGCGGCCGTGGACAGCGGCGCGGGGGTGCTGTTCATCGTGAAGAACTACACCGGGGACGTCCTCAACTTCGAGATGGCGGCGGAGCTCGCCGAGGACGAGGGCATCCAGGTGGCCAGTGTCCTGGTCAACGACGACGTGGCCGTGACCGACAGCCTTTACACCGCCGGGCGGCGCGGCACCGGGGCCACCCTCTTCGTCGAGAAGATCGCCGGGGCCGCCGCCGAGGAGGGCGCGCCGCTGGAGCGGGTGGAGGCCCTGGCCCGGCGGGTCAACGACGCCTCCCGCAGCTTCGGGGTGGCGCTGAGCGCCTGCACCACCCCGGCCAAGGGCGGCCCCACCTTCGACCTGCCGCCCGGCGAACTGGAGCTGGGCATCGGCATCCACGGCGAGCCGGGCCGGGAGCGGCGCGCCATGATGACGTCCGGGGAGATCGCCGACTTCGCCGTGGACGCCGTCCTGGAGGACCTGGACCCCCGCGAGCCGGTGCTGCTGCTCGTCAACGGCATGGGCGCCACCCCGCTGCTGGAGCTCTACGGCTTCCACGCCGAGGTGCACCGGGTGTTGCGGGAGCGCCGGGTGGACGTGGCCCGCACGCTGGTCGGCAACTACGTCACCTCGCTGGACATGGCGGGCTGTTCGGTGACGCTCTGCCGGGCGGACGAGGAGCTGCTGCGGCTGTGGGACGCGCCGGTGGCGACCCCCGGGCTGCGCTGGGGCCGCTGAGCCGCCGCACGGACGGGCGGCGCCGCTCCCGGGCGGCGCCGCTCCCTGCGCGACCCGGCTCGCGCGGCGGTCGGCTCACGCCGCCGTACCGATGCTCCGGTGGGCCGGGGCCGTCACCGGGACCAGGATGACCGGGCAGTGCGAGCGGCGCAGCAGGGCCTGGGCGACCGGGCTCAGCCGCGGCCCGAAGGGGCCGGGCCTGCGGTGGGCGGGGACGACGACCACATCGGCCCGCCCGGTGGCCCACAGCAGTCCGCGCCTGCGGTCGTGGGCCCGGCGGCGCCCGGCGCGGGAGCGGGCCGGCGCGGGCGGGCCGGTCTGCCGTATCCGCAGGGCGGTCCCGCGCCGCTCGGCCTCGCGGAAGGCGTAGACGGCGGCCTCGGCGTCGGTGGCCTCGTCCGCGCCGAGGAGCACTCCGCGGCGCTCGGGGCGCCGTTCGGCGGGGAGCCGGCTGCCGCGGACGACGAGCAGCGGCCCGCGGGCGCCGGCCGCCACGCGCAGGCTGACGGAGCCGAGCAGCAGTCCGGCCGCGCCGCCGAGACCGCGGTGGCCGACGACGGTGAGGACGGCGTTGCGGCCGCGGCGCACCAGGGCCCGCGCGGGATCGCCGACGACCGGGGTGCCCGTCACGGGCAGTTCGGGGTGGCGCTCCATCACCCGGCCGACGGCCGACTCCAGGACGGGCCCGGCGCGGT from the Streptomyces xinghaiensis S187 genome contains:
- a CDS encoding universal stress protein — its product is MTPRRVVVGVDDSVASVRALDMAAREAEHCGALLEIVHAVPALDRAGPVLESAVGRVMERHPELPVTGTPVVGDPARALVRRGRNAVLTVVGHRGLGGAAGLLLGSVSLRVAAGARGPLLVVRGSRLPAERRPERRGVLLGADEATDAEAAVYAFREAERRGTALRIRQTGPPAPARSRAGRRRAHDRRRGLLWATGRADVVVVPAHRRPGPFGPRLSPVAQALLRRSHCPVILVPVTAPAHRSIGTAA
- a CDS encoding phage holin family protein, giving the protein MTLTTARGAGTAPSPAAERDREDVLGDLEKAGLEKGGATEHTARSHGESGGEPSMGELVSRVTDDFSRLLSQQVELAKAELKEEGVKAGKVAGMFGGAAFAGYMVAVFLSLTAVFALANAIDPAWAALIVTVLWAVAGGVLALMGRARSREMSPAPEQTIETLKEDAEWARHPTHPTG
- a CDS encoding DUF3618 domain-containing protein, which translates into the protein MGTAPDSPDRIRAGIESTRKELAHDVDELADRASPRRAVERRRERMRQAVSGARERVMGSSSHGREQARERTRHTAHSVQETSADAAESVRRTAEEAGHRARGAPHEAARRTEGNPVAAGVIAFGAGMLGASLLPDSETEQRTVSRFAERTGGATGPVKAAAEEYAGRLKAGAGETARHAAEEVARSAMSAARHTGEEARGQAGHVGGRARESGRTVAGEAKDRGSGS
- the dhaK gene encoding dihydroxyacetone kinase subunit DhaK, which gives rise to MKMLINVPETVVADALRGMAAAHPELTVDVENRVIVRRDAPVPGKVGLVSGGGSGHEPLHGGFVGHGMLDAACPGEVFTSPVPDQMVRAAAAVDSGAGVLFIVKNYTGDVLNFEMAAELAEDEGIQVASVLVNDDVAVTDSLYTAGRRGTGATLFVEKIAGAAAEEGAPLERVEALARRVNDASRSFGVALSACTTPAKGGPTFDLPPGELELGIGIHGEPGRERRAMMTSGEIADFAVDAVLEDLDPREPVLLLVNGMGATPLLELYGFHAEVHRVLRERRVDVARTLVGNYVTSLDMAGCSVTLCRADEELLRLWDAPVATPGLRWGR